One window from the genome of Daphnia pulex isolate KAP4 chromosome 9, ASM2113471v1 encodes:
- the LOC124203244 gene encoding DNA replication licensing factor mcm7-like isoform X2, with protein MALNPVDYNAQKEKIKTFFAEFHKVGKNGKDFKYATQLTRIAHREQVELVIDLEDVAEFDDELAEQIVDNGRRYTLLFGEVVQEMLPNYKEHDVEAKDALDVYINHRLIVENQHQNDEPNRLHKYPPELMRRFEVYFKSPSLQKAIPIREVKAVHIGKLVTVRGIVTRCTEVKPMMQVATYTCDQCGAETYQPINSTSFMPLLMCPTDDCKVNKSGGRLYLQTRGSKFVKFQELKIQEHSDQVPVGHVPRCLTVYCRGETTRLSQPGDHVSITGIFLPMLRAGFRQQMQGLLSEAYVEAHRVVRLNKTEDDEMSMETLTEEELRQIGEEDFYEKLATSIAPEIYGHEDVKKALLLLLVGGIDRKPNGMKIRGTINICLMGDPGVAKSQLLKFIDRLAPRSQYTTGRGSSGVGLTAAVLKDPVTGEMTLEGGALVLADQGVCCIDEFDKMPESDRTAIHEVMEQQTISIAKAGIMTTLNARVSILAAANPAYGRYNPKKSVEHNIQLPAALLSRFDVLWLIQDRSDRENDLRLARHITYVHQHYCQPPTRVQPLDMKLMRRYIALCRQKQPSVPEHLTDYIVSAYVEMRKEARNNKDMTFTSARNLLGILRLSTALARLRLAEEVEKEDVREAMRLMEMSKDSLNHHDQRPIRPASAKDQIYALVRDLAGDNKVVKMSAVIERCTTKGFTPAQVDDCVEEYEELNVWQINQTRTTLTFV; from the exons ATGGCTCTGAATCCGGTAGATTATAACGCGCAAAAGG aaaaaattaaaacgtttTTCGCCGAATTTCACAAAGTGGGAAAAAACGGTAAAGACTTCAAATATGCCACTCAGTTAACTAGAATTGCTCACCGTGAGCAG GTTGAACTAGTGATTGATTTGGAAGATGTTGCTGAGTTTGATGATGAATTAGCAGAACAGATAGTTGACAATGGTAGACGATACACTTTGCTGTTTGGGGAAGTTGTTCAAGAAATGCTACCCAACTATAAAGAGCATGATGTTGAAGCAAAGGATGCCCTTGATGTCTACATTAATCATCGCCTGATAGTTGAAAATCAGCACCAAAATGATGAACCAAATAGACTGCACAAGTATCCTCCAGAATTGATGCGCAGATT tgaggtttattttaaatctccTTCTTTGCAGAAGGCTATACCCATTAGAGAAGTAAAAGCTGTTCATATAG GTAAACTAGTGACAGTTCGTGGCATAGTAACACGTTGCACTGAAGTGAAACCAATGATGCAGGTAGCAACATATACATGTGACCAGTGTGGTGCTGAAACTTATCAACCT ATTAATTCAACATCTTTTATGCCGCTGTTGATGTGTCCCACTGATGATTGCAAAGTGAATAAGAGTGGTGGTCGCTTGTATCTTCAAACTCGTGGCTCTAAATTTGTCAAGTTTCAAGAACTGAAGATACAGGAACAT AGTGATCAAGTGCCGGTTGGCCACGTACCGCGGTGCTTGACCGTCTATTGTCGGGGCGAAACAACGCGTTTGTCTCAACCTGGAGATCATGTCAGCATTACAGGCATTTTCCTTCCTATGTTGCGAGCAGGTTTTCGTCAACAAATGCAAGGACTTCTTTCCGAAGCTTATGTCGAAGCACAT AGAGTAGTTAGGTTAAACAAAACCGAAGATGACGAAATGAGCATGGAAACTctgacagaagaagaactgcgTCAAATCGGCGAAGAAGACTTTTACGAGAAGCTTGCTACAAGCATCGCACCAGAGATTTACGGACACGAAGACGTTAAGAAagcgctgttgttgttgcttgttgGTGGAATTGATCGAAAACCCAATGGCATGAAAATTCGTGGAACGAT CAATATTTGTCTAATGGGAGATCCTGGTGTTGCAAAGTCACAGCTACTGAAGTTCATCGATCGTCTAGCCCCAAGAA gtcaGTATACCACAGGACGTGGATCTTCTGGTGTCGGTTTGACTGCTGCCGTGCTGAAAGATCCAGTTACGGGTGAAATGACCCTAGAAGGAGGAGCGCTTGTGTTGGCTGATCAGGGTGTCTGTTGCATTGATGAGTTTGACAAAATGCCTGAGTCTGATCGTACGGCTATCCACGAAGTCATGGAACAACAAACTATTTCAATAGCCAAA GCAGGAATCATGACTACACTTAATGCCCGTGTTTCCATACTAGCAGCTGCCAATCCCGCTTATGGTCGATATAACccaaaaaaatctgttgaacATAATATTCAATTACCAGCAGCCCTTCTTTCGCGTTTTGACGTTTTATGGTTGATTCAAGATCGCTCAGACAGAGAGAATGACTTAAG ACTGGCACGACATATTACGTATGTTCATCAGCACTACTGTCAACCTCCTACACGCGTGCAGCCGCTTGATATGAAACTAATGAGACGGTATATTGCTCTCTGTCGTCAAAAACAGCCTTCTGTCCCAGAACATTTGACCGACTACATCGTCA gCGCTTATGTTGAAATGCGTAAAGAAGCAAGAAATAACAAAGACATGACATTCACCTCGGCCCGTAATTTATTGGGTATTCTGCGTTTATCAACAGCATTG GCACGTCTTAGGTTGGCTGAGGaagtggaaaaagaagatgttaGAGAAGCAATGCGTCTCATGGAAATGTCCAAGGATTCTTTGAATCATCACGATCAGCGCCCAATAAG acctGCAAGCGCCAAGGATCAGATTTATGCTTTAGTTAGGGACTTAGCCGGCGACAACAAAGTTGTTAAAATGTCGGCCGTAATTGAACGTTGCACCACTAAAGGTTTCACTCCGGCTCAGGTGGACGATTGCGTGGAAGAGTACGAGGAACTCAACGTTTGGCAGATCAATCAAACCAGAACAACTTTAACTTTTGTGTAA
- the LOC124203244 gene encoding DNA replication licensing factor mcm7-like isoform X1 translates to MALNPVDYNAQKEKIKTFFAEFHKVGKNGKDFKYATQLTRIAHREQVELVIDLEDVAEFDDELAEQIVDNGRRYTLLFGEVVQEMLPNYKEHDVEAKDALDVYINHRLIVENQHQNDEPNRLHKYPPELMRRFEVYFKSPSLQKAIPIREVKAVHIGKLVTVRGIVTRCTEVKPMMQVATYTCDQCGAETYQPINSTSFMPLLMCPTDDCKVNKSGGRLYLQTRGSKFVKFQELKIQEHSDQVPVGHVPRCLTVYCRGETTRLSQPGDHVSITGIFLPMLRAGFRQQMQGLLSEAYVEAHRVVRLNKTEDDEMSMETLTEEELRQIGEEDFYEKLATSIAPEIYGHEDVKKALLLLLVGGIDRKPNGMKIRGTINICLMGDPGVAKSQLLKFIDRLAPRSQYTTGRGSSGVGLTAAVLKDPVTGEMTLEGGALVLADQGVCCIDEFDKMPESDRTAIHEVMEQQTISIAKAGIMTTLNARVSILAAANPAYGRYNPKKSVEHNIQLPAALLSRFDVLWLIQDRSDRENDLRCNFGCLNSLLSLICYLFAFLPIESFGRLARHITYVHQHYCQPPTRVQPLDMKLMRRYIALCRQKQPSVPEHLTDYIVSAYVEMRKEARNNKDMTFTSARNLLGILRLSTALARLRLAEEVEKEDVREAMRLMEMSKDSLNHHDQRPIRPASAKDQIYALVRDLAGDNKVVKMSAVIERCTTKGFTPAQVDDCVEEYEELNVWQINQTRTTLTFV, encoded by the exons ATGGCTCTGAATCCGGTAGATTATAACGCGCAAAAGG aaaaaattaaaacgtttTTCGCCGAATTTCACAAAGTGGGAAAAAACGGTAAAGACTTCAAATATGCCACTCAGTTAACTAGAATTGCTCACCGTGAGCAG GTTGAACTAGTGATTGATTTGGAAGATGTTGCTGAGTTTGATGATGAATTAGCAGAACAGATAGTTGACAATGGTAGACGATACACTTTGCTGTTTGGGGAAGTTGTTCAAGAAATGCTACCCAACTATAAAGAGCATGATGTTGAAGCAAAGGATGCCCTTGATGTCTACATTAATCATCGCCTGATAGTTGAAAATCAGCACCAAAATGATGAACCAAATAGACTGCACAAGTATCCTCCAGAATTGATGCGCAGATT tgaggtttattttaaatctccTTCTTTGCAGAAGGCTATACCCATTAGAGAAGTAAAAGCTGTTCATATAG GTAAACTAGTGACAGTTCGTGGCATAGTAACACGTTGCACTGAAGTGAAACCAATGATGCAGGTAGCAACATATACATGTGACCAGTGTGGTGCTGAAACTTATCAACCT ATTAATTCAACATCTTTTATGCCGCTGTTGATGTGTCCCACTGATGATTGCAAAGTGAATAAGAGTGGTGGTCGCTTGTATCTTCAAACTCGTGGCTCTAAATTTGTCAAGTTTCAAGAACTGAAGATACAGGAACAT AGTGATCAAGTGCCGGTTGGCCACGTACCGCGGTGCTTGACCGTCTATTGTCGGGGCGAAACAACGCGTTTGTCTCAACCTGGAGATCATGTCAGCATTACAGGCATTTTCCTTCCTATGTTGCGAGCAGGTTTTCGTCAACAAATGCAAGGACTTCTTTCCGAAGCTTATGTCGAAGCACAT AGAGTAGTTAGGTTAAACAAAACCGAAGATGACGAAATGAGCATGGAAACTctgacagaagaagaactgcgTCAAATCGGCGAAGAAGACTTTTACGAGAAGCTTGCTACAAGCATCGCACCAGAGATTTACGGACACGAAGACGTTAAGAAagcgctgttgttgttgcttgttgGTGGAATTGATCGAAAACCCAATGGCATGAAAATTCGTGGAACGAT CAATATTTGTCTAATGGGAGATCCTGGTGTTGCAAAGTCACAGCTACTGAAGTTCATCGATCGTCTAGCCCCAAGAA gtcaGTATACCACAGGACGTGGATCTTCTGGTGTCGGTTTGACTGCTGCCGTGCTGAAAGATCCAGTTACGGGTGAAATGACCCTAGAAGGAGGAGCGCTTGTGTTGGCTGATCAGGGTGTCTGTTGCATTGATGAGTTTGACAAAATGCCTGAGTCTGATCGTACGGCTATCCACGAAGTCATGGAACAACAAACTATTTCAATAGCCAAA GCAGGAATCATGACTACACTTAATGCCCGTGTTTCCATACTAGCAGCTGCCAATCCCGCTTATGGTCGATATAACccaaaaaaatctgttgaacATAATATTCAATTACCAGCAGCCCTTCTTTCGCGTTTTGACGTTTTATGGTTGATTCAAGATCGCTCAGACAGAGAGAATGACTTAAGGTGTAACTTTGGTTGTCTTAATTCCTTATTGAGTTTGATCTGTTACTTATTTGCCTTCTTACCCATTGAATCATTTGGCAGACTGGCACGACATATTACGTATGTTCATCAGCACTACTGTCAACCTCCTACACGCGTGCAGCCGCTTGATATGAAACTAATGAGACGGTATATTGCTCTCTGTCGTCAAAAACAGCCTTCTGTCCCAGAACATTTGACCGACTACATCGTCA gCGCTTATGTTGAAATGCGTAAAGAAGCAAGAAATAACAAAGACATGACATTCACCTCGGCCCGTAATTTATTGGGTATTCTGCGTTTATCAACAGCATTG GCACGTCTTAGGTTGGCTGAGGaagtggaaaaagaagatgttaGAGAAGCAATGCGTCTCATGGAAATGTCCAAGGATTCTTTGAATCATCACGATCAGCGCCCAATAAG acctGCAAGCGCCAAGGATCAGATTTATGCTTTAGTTAGGGACTTAGCCGGCGACAACAAAGTTGTTAAAATGTCGGCCGTAATTGAACGTTGCACCACTAAAGGTTTCACTCCGGCTCAGGTGGACGATTGCGTGGAAGAGTACGAGGAACTCAACGTTTGGCAGATCAATCAAACCAGAACAACTTTAACTTTTGTGTAA
- the LOC124203247 gene encoding single-stranded DNA-binding protein, mitochondrial-like, with protein sequence MLTLKSGSRFISNMSRFALSRQIYLSCRKQVDSDEWRTHLTNNNTGETTPLTVGVEKTINSVTLLGRVGSNPVKRGSLEHPVVTFSLATNSNYSYPNGDVNQKTEWHRICVFKPYLRDSILKYTNKGQRVFVQGRIIYGEVKEPEGNLRHTCSIVADDVIYFRNNS encoded by the exons atgttaacGTTGAAATCAGGAAGtcgtttcatttcaaatatgtCTAGATTTGCGTTGAGTCGACAAATATATTTGTCATGTCGCAAACAAGTTGATTCTGATGAATGGAGAACTCACcttacaaacaacaacactggCGAAACTACCCCTCTTACAGTTGGTGTGGAAAAAA CTATTAATTCGGTGACTCTGTTGGGTAGAGTTGGCTCAAATCCTGTTAAACGTGGTTCTTTGGAACATCCAGTTGttacattttctttggctACAAACTCAAACTATAGTTATCCCAATG GAGATGTCAACCAGAAGACTGAGTGGCACAGAATTTGTGTGTTTAAACCTTACCTGAGAGACTCGATATTAAAGTACACTAATAAAGGACAAAGAGTTTTTGTTCAAGGAAGAATCATCTATGGAGAAGTAAAAGAACCTGAGGGTAATTTAAGGCACACATGTTCAATTGTTGCAGATGATGTTATCTATTTTAGAAACAattcataa
- the LOC124202953 gene encoding LOW QUALITY PROTEIN: E3 ubiquitin-protein ligase RNF113A-like (The sequence of the model RefSeq protein was modified relative to this genomic sequence to represent the inferred CDS: substituted 1 base at 1 genomic stop codon), whose translation TVQQELKGKADDKKYRGLANYAQYYEKRDTAQGNAASANVRKGPMRAPANIRSTVRWDYQPDLCKDYKETGFCGFGDSXKFLHDRSDYKFGWQLEREERGKDEPAEDDSKYEIHSDDEDLPFKCFICRESFQHPVVSKCKHYFCEACALKHYRKSQRCFVCGKQTFGVFNPAKSLIERLKLEEEGKTYKEADSDEELNNLELIMQPSGSTTGKPKGATADVEEIEHIHYADEGVVANDTDSDDDSD comes from the exons acAGTCCAGCAGGAGCTGAAAGGCAAAGCAGATGACAAGAAATATCGTGGCCTGGCTAACTATGCCCAGTACTACGAGAAAAGAGATACAGCCCAAGGAAATGCTGCATCTGCCAATGTGAGAAAAGGCCCCATGCGAGCCCCAGCCAACATCAGGTCAACAGTGAGATGGGATTACCAACCAGATCTTTGTAAAGATTACAAGGAAACGGGTTTCTGCGGTTTCGGAG ACAGTTGAAAGTTCTTGCACGACCGTTCCGATTATAAATTCGGATGGCAGTTGGAGCgagaagaaaggggaaaagatGAGCCGGCTGAAGACGACTCAAAGTATGAAATACACTCGGACGACGAAGATTTGCCCTTCAAGTGTTTCATCTGTCGCGAGTCGTTCCAACATCCCGTTGTTTCCAA GTGTAAGCATTATTTCTGCGAGGCCTGCGCCTTGAAACATTACCGCAAATCGCAGCGGTGTTTTGTTTGCGGCAAACAAACTTTTGGTGTCTTTAACCCGGCAAAGAGCCTCATTGAGCGGCTCAAGTTGGAGGAAGAAGGCAAAACTTACAAGGAAGCAGACAGCGACGAGGAGCTCAACAACTTGGAATTGATTATGCAGCCGTCTGGCAGCACTACTGGTAAACCTAAGGGAGCAACAGCAGATGTGGAGGAGATTGAGCACATTCACTACGCAGACGAAGGAGTCGTGGCCAACGATACGGATTCAGATGATGACAGCGATTGA
- the LOC124203246 gene encoding protein unc-45 homolog A-like, whose translation MCELIRPLLGLLDLECNAIENFEALMALCNLAGFDAPRKRILKEQGVAKIENYMYENHEMLKKASVQTMSNLLFSEEVVKLFEGKNDRTKYLVLLSTSEDVELSKAAAGALAILTSVSKRASRKVFEPAEWKEILCFLLSNTDKDVQYRGAVIVKNIAGHSKELAEKLLQPEVIMVLEVLTKFETPEMAKICDCAKSTLEIAEQWKLIEKEDDSEDES comes from the exons ATGTGCGAATTGATCCGGCCGCTCTTAGGTCTCCTTGATCTCGAATGCAACGCTATAGAAAACTTTGAAGCTTTAATGGCCCTCTGCAATTTAGCTGGATTCGATGCCCCGAGAAAAAg GATCCTCAAGGAGCAAGGCGTTGCTAAAATCGAGAATTACATGTACGAAAACCacgaaatgttgaaaaaagcATCGGTTCAAACCATGAGCAATTTGCTGTTTAGCGAAGAAGTGGTCAAACTCTTTGAGGGTAAAAACGACCGCACCAAGTATTTAGTCTTACTTTCCACTTCAGAAGACGTTGAGTTGTCCAAAGCTGCTGCAGGAGCCTTGGCTATTCTGACGTCAGTCAGTAAACGGGCTTCACGGAAAGTTTTCGAG CCGGCAGAGTGGAAAGAAATCCTTTGCTTTCTACTGAGCAATACGGACAAAGACGTGCAATATCGAGGAGCTGTTATCGTCAAAAACATCGCCGGTCATTCGAAAGAGTTGGCCGAAAAGTTGTTGCAACCTGAGGTTATTATGGTCCTGGAAGTTCTCACCAAATTCG AAACACCTGAAATGGCCAAAATTTGCGACTGCGCCAAATCAACCCTGGAAATCGCCGAGCAATGGAAACTGATCGAGAAGGAGGACGACTCTGAAGATGAGTCTTGa